A single window of Sulfurimonas crateris DNA harbors:
- a CDS encoding response regulator transcription factor, translated as MHNILLIEDDLDMQTLIRDYLENYELHVEAFTKPKEALAHLENHSDKYSLVVLDLMLPQMDGFDVCKKIRQISAIPIIISSARGEISDKILGFDLGADDYLAKPYEPRELVLRINAILRRGTSKNKTINNFEIDEDKHEIKIDGLTLDLTKIEYDILHLFLFNIGKVLSRESISNAVCGIEYSSKDRTIDMHISNLRQKLGDDSKDPQYIKSIWGIGYKFIG; from the coding sequence ATGCATAATATTTTACTTATAGAAGATGATCTGGATATGCAGACATTGATTCGCGACTATTTAGAGAACTATGAACTGCATGTAGAGGCTTTCACTAAGCCAAAAGAGGCGCTTGCTCATCTGGAAAATCATAGCGATAAATACTCCCTTGTTGTTCTTGATCTTATGCTGCCGCAAATGGATGGCTTTGATGTATGTAAAAAGATCAGGCAAATATCGGCTATTCCAATTATAATCTCATCGGCAAGAGGTGAAATAAGCGATAAGATATTGGGCTTTGATTTGGGTGCCGATGATTATTTGGCAAAACCTTACGAGCCTAGAGAGCTTGTTCTTAGGATCAACGCGATCTTAAGAAGAGGAACAAGTAAAAACAAGACTATAAACAACTTTGAGATAGATGAAGATAAGCATGAGATAAAGATAGACGGGCTTACACTGGATCTTACCAAGATAGAGTATGACATTTTGCATCTTTTTTTATTTAATATCGGTAAGGTTTTATCCAGAGAGTCAATATCAAATGCAGTATGCGGAATTGAGTACAGCTCAAAAGACAGAACGATAGATATGCATATAAGCAATCTAAGACAAAAATTAGGCGATGATTCTAAAGATCCTCAGTACATAAAGTCTATATGGGGCATAGGCTATAAATTTATAGGATAA